A window from Musa acuminata AAA Group cultivar baxijiao chromosome BXJ3-10, Cavendish_Baxijiao_AAA, whole genome shotgun sequence encodes these proteins:
- the LOC135650619 gene encoding E3 ubiquitin-protein ligase SIRP1-like, giving the protein MVEPRVARYWCHMCSRTVNPIMEEEIKCAICDGGFVEEMSGEGVDTATDPESNTYLSLWASFFTEMLDSDDDEEEEGVMLGRRRRISAISRLLEDVLDDAENEREPIIFIDNAILVLGSPDTNQSQGQSSVDGGTGIPLRDFLGLALDLVLQRPEETDPNRHGTPPAQTAAVEAMPTVKIEESLSCLVCLEDLEISAEAREMPCKHKFHAGCILPWLELHSSCPICRFQMPTEESTSSSAGGNGDGVGVHDGSSNDSGGGDERGSLLPATGPFSVLLSLLRSHRSGDSSSSQPSSSSTGSNS; this is encoded by the coding sequence ATGGTAGAACCTCGGGTTGCTAGATATTGGTGCCACATGTGCTCGAGAACGGTGAATCCGATCATGGAAGAGGAAATCAAATGCGCAATATGTGATGGTGGGTTTGTGGAAGAGATGAGTGGGGAAGGAGTAGACACAGCCACAGACCCAGAATCCAATACGTACCTCTCTCTTTGGGCTTCATTTTTTACTGAAATGCTCGACAGCGAcgatgacgaagaagaagaaggcgtcaTGCTCGGGAGGCGGCGGAGGATATCAGCCATCAGTAGGTTGCTCGAGGACGTCCTAGATGATGCTGAGAACGAGCGGGAGCCCATCATTTTCATCGACAATGCCATACTTGTTCTGGGATCTCCGGATACTAACCAGTCACAAGGACAAAGCTCAGTTGATGGCGGCACCGGCATTCCCTTGCGGGACTTTCTAGGACTTGCCCTGGATCTTGTGTTGCAGCGTCCGGAAGAGACCGATCCAAATCGTCATGGAACTCCGCCAGCACAGACAGCAGCAGTGGAGGCGATGCCCACGGTGAAGATCGAGGAGAGTTTGAGTTGTTTGGTCTGCCTGGAAGACTTGGAGATCAGCGCAGAGGCCCGGGAGATGCCCTGCAAGCATAAATTCCACGCCGGGTGCATACTCCCATGGCTCGAGCTCCATAGTTCGTGCCCGATCTGCAGGTTTCAGATGCCTACAGAGGAATCAACGAGCTCGAGTGCAGGCGGCAATGGCGACGGGGTGGGGGTTCATGATGGGAGTAGCAATGACAGTGGTGGAGGTGACGAGAGAGGATCCCTGTTACCTGCCACTGGGCCTTTCAGTGTATTGTTGTCTCTACTGCGGTCTCACCGCAGTGGAGACTCTTCTTCGTCACAGCCATCATCCTCCTCCACCGGAAGTAACTCTTAG
- the LOC104000033 gene encoding pyruvate kinase, cytosolic isozyme gives MAEVSRRRPKTKIVCTLGPASRSVEMIERLLRAGMNVARFNFSHGSHAYHQETLDNLRTAMENTGILCAVMLDTKGPEIRTGFLKDGKPVHLKKGQEITITTDYSINGNEDMISMSYKKIAEDLKPGSVILCADGTITFTVLSCDKESGLVRCRCENSSILGERKNVNLPGVIVDLPTLTEKDEEDILKWGVPNKIDLIALSFVRKGSDLVEVRKVLGEHAKSIMLMSKVENQEGVANFDDILANSDAFMVARGDLGMEIPIEKIFYAQKVMIFKCNIKGKPVVTATQMLESMIKSPRPTRAEATDVANAVLDGTDCVMLSGETAAGAYPELAVQTMAKICLEAESYLDYGAVFKGIIAAAPVPMSPIESLASSAVRTANSAKASLILVLTRGGSTAKLVAKYRPAMPIISVVVPELKTDSFDWFCSDEAPARHSLIFRGLIPVLSCATAKSSDTEATDEAIDFALQHVKATGLCKSGESVVVLHRVGAASVIKILTVQ, from the exons ATGGCGGAGGTGTCGAGGAGGAGACCGAAGACGAAGATCGTTTGCACCTTGGGCCCAGCGTCGAGGTCCGTGGAGATGATCGAGCGGCTCCTGAGGGCGGGAATGAACGTCGCCAGGTTCAACTTCTCCCACGGATCTCACGCCTACCACCAGGAAACCCTAGACAACCTTCGCACCGCCATGGAGAACACCGGGATCCTCTGCGCCGTCATGCTCGACACAAAG GGTCCAGAGATCCGGACTGGGTTTTTGAAAGATGGCAAGCCTGTCCATCTAAAAAAGGGTCAAGAAATCACTATCACTACTGATTACAGCATAAATGGTAATGAAGACATGATATCCATGAGCTACAAAAAGATAGCAGAGGATTTGAAGCCAGGCAGTGTCATTTTATGTGCTGATGGGACTATTACATTTACGGTGCTTTCTTGTGATAAGGAGTCAGGGCTGGTTCGCTGTCGCTGTGAGAATTCTTCAATCCTTGGTGAGAGAAAAAATGTCAACCTTCCAGGTGTTATTGTGGATCTTCCTACGCTAACAGAGAAGGACGAGGAGGATATCCTGAAATGGGGTGTCCCAAACAAAATTGACCTGATAGCTCTGTCGTTTGTACGCAAAGGTTCTGATCTTGTGGAGGTCAGAAAAGTTCTTGGAGAACATGCCAAGTCAATCATGCTGATGTCCAAG GTTGAGAATCAAGAAGGGGTGGCTAACTTTGATGATATTCTTGCAAATTCGGATGCTTTCATGGTTGCACGGGGTGATTTGGGAATGGAAATTCCTATTGAAAAGATATTTTATGCACAAAAGGTGATGATTTTCAAGTGCAATATTAAAGGAAAACCTGTTGTTACAGCAACTCAAATGTTGGAATCGATGATCAAATCTCCTCGTCCCACTCGAGCAGAAGCAACCGATGTTGCTAATGCAGTTCTTGATGGCACTGACTGTGTGATGCTCAGTGGTGAAACAGCTGCAGGTGCTTACCCTGAGCTAGCAGTTCAAACAATGGCTAAGATCTGCTTGGAAGCAGAGTCCTATTTGGATTATGGGGCTGTTTTTAAAGGAATCATAGCAGCAGCACCAGTTCCTATGAGCCCAATAGAGAGTCTTGCATCATCAGCTGTGCGAACTGCCAACTCTGCTAAGGCATCTCTCATATTGGTTCTGACCAGAGGAGGAAGCACTGCAAAACTAGTAGCAAAATACAGGCCCGCAATGCCAATAATTTCAGTGGTGGTTCCGGAGTTGAAGACAGACTCGTTCGACTGGTTCTGCAGTGACGAGGCTCCCGCAAGGCATAGCCTTATATTCAGAGGATTGATTCCGGTATTGAGCTGTGCAACTGCAAAGTCTTCAGACACCGAGGCCACTGATGAAGCTATCGATTTTGCTCTTCAGCATGTGAAAGCCACAGGCCTATGCAAATCTGGAGAATCAGTTGTGGTATTGCATCGAGTTGGAGCTGCGTCCGTAATTAAGATCTTAACGGTTCAGTGA
- the LOC104000032 gene encoding glucosidase 2 subunit beta isoform X1 produces the protein MRTHLLFPVSLAISCLCLSWISGLASLPPCELLGIAPEDENFYKSDVIKCKDGSKKFTKQQLNDDFCDCLDGTDEPGTSACPEGKFYCRNPGHIPQMIYSSRVNDGICDCCDGSDEYKGNVNCPNTCWEAGKAVCEKLKKKIATHQDGLVIRKREVEKAKQAFAKDEEELSKLKSEEKILKGLVDKLREHKEQIEKAEEEERLKEEEEKKQRDAERQSTEQNKSLEESPLDHSEGTHDTLLETTSQLDKMDIGHESVDQLEKEYNSGIDIPADHTVGQVVDDHHDFIRSDHGSDDTSAELPSGLSTDQHVYEDKTTTNAGPNYETGAKEIDSDHAAEMEKGSESADGLSREELGRLVASRWTGEHSMKETIEPDDAKEEEHEQHEQNQDSSDSVEEESYDSDIDDDRHKFDDDDFEDEADEEYGEDHVEPDGSYDPDKDYSSELSDLTPSGSSSWVDKIQQTIQNILQAFNFFKSPVDISEASRIKKEYNDANSKLSKLRSRISSLTEKLKHDFGKDKEFYSFYDRCFENKQNKYVYKVCPFKKASQVEDHSTTQLGNWEKFDESYRVMQFSNGDRCWNGPDRSLKVRLRCGVKDELADVDEPSRCEYVAILSTPILCLEDKLKELQQKLEDLNKSQPSKHDEL, from the exons ATGAGAACCCATCTCCTCTTCCCAGTGTCTCTCGCGATCTCATGCCTATGCCTGTCGTGGATCTCCGGACTCGCTTCTCTCCCTCCCTGCGAGCTGCTTGGAATTGCCCCCGAAG ATGAGAACTTCTACAAGTCGGACGTGATTAAATGCAAGGATGGATCCAAGAAGTTCACCAAACAGCAGCTGAATGATGATTTCTGTGACTGCCTAGATGGAACCGACGAACCGG GAACATCGGCCTGCCCAGAAGGTAAATTCTATTGCCGGAATCCGGGTCACATTCCACAGATGATCTACTCTTCTCGTGTAAATGATGGCATTTGCG ATTGTTGTGATGGGAGTGATGAATATAAAGGGAATGTGAACTGCCCAAACACATGTTGGGAGGCTGGGAAAGCAGTGTGTGAAAagttgaagaagaagatagcAACACATCAGGATGGATTAGTTATCCGGAAACGGGAAGTTGAAAAGGCAAAACAGGCATTTGCCAAAGATGAAGAAGAATTGTCGAAGCTGAAAAGCGAAGAGAAGATACTTAAAGGACTTGTTGATAAACTCAGAG AGCATAAAGAACAAATAGAGAAGGCAGAGGAGGAAGAACGTctgaaagaggaggaagaaaagaaacaaagagaTGCTGAAAGACAATCAACTGAGCAAAATAAGTCATTGGAGGAGTCTCCACTGGATCACTCTGAGGGTACTCATGACACATTGTTGGAAACGACCAGTCAG CTGGATAAGATGGATATTGGTCATGAATCTGTAGATCAATTGGAAAAAGAGTATAATTCTGGGATTGATATTCCTGCTGATCACACTGTGGGTCAG GTTGTTGATGATCATCATGACTTCATCAGATCTGATCATGGTTCTGATGATACAAGTGCTGAGTTACCTTCAGGCCTTTCTACAGATCAG CATGTATATGAAGACAAAACTACAACTAATGCTGGTCCTAATTATGAAACTGGAGCCAAGGAGATTGATTCAGATCATGCCGCAGAAATG GAGAAGGGTTCTGAGAGCGCAGATGGTTTATCAAGAGAAGAGTTGGGACGGCTTGTAGCATCACGATGGACGGGTGAACACTCCATGAAAGAAACAATTGAACCTGATGATGCAAAAGAGGAAGAACATGAACAACATGAacaaaatcaagattcttcagacAGTGTAGAAGAAGAAAGTTATGACTCTGACATTGATGATGATAGACATAagtttgatgatgatgactttgaagatGAAGCAGATGAAGAATATGGAGAAGATCATGTTGAACCTGATGGCTCTTATGACCCTGACAAAGATTACAGTTCTGAGTTATCAG ATTTAACTCCATCAGGTAGCTCATCATGGGTGGACAAGATACAACAGACTATTCAAAATATCCTTCAAGCTTTTAACTTTTTCAAGAGTCCTGTGGATATATCAG AGGCCTCTCGTATTAAAAAGGAATACAATGATGCCAACTCAAAATTGTCCAAGTTGCGATCAAGAATCTCCAGTCTGACCGAAAAGCTAAAACATGATTTTG GGAAAGACAAAGAATTTTATTCATTTTATGACCGTTGCTTTGAGAACAAGCAGAACAA GTATGTTTATAAGGTCTGTCCATTTAAAAAGGCTTCTCAAGTTGAAGATCATAGTACTACGCAATTAGG GAACTGGGAGAAATTTGATGAATCTTACAGAGTTATGCAATTTTCTAATGGAGACAGATGCTGGAATGGCCCAGATAGAAGTTTAAAG GTTAGGCTTAGGTGTGGTGTGAAAGATGAGCTTGCTGATGTGGATGAACCAAGCCGATGCGA GTATGTTGCAATTCTCTCCACTCCTATCTTATGTCTGGAAGATAAGTTGAAG GAACTGCAACAAAAACTTGAAGATTTGAACAAAAGTCAACCTTCTAAGCATGATGAGCTATAG
- the LOC104000032 gene encoding glucosidase 2 subunit beta isoform X2, which produces MRTHLLFPVSLAISCLCLSWISGLASLPPCELLGIAPEDENFYKSDVIKCKDGSKKFTKQQLNDDFCDCLDGTDEPGTSACPEGKFYCRNPGHIPQMIYSSRVNDGICDCCDGSDEYKGNVNCPNTCWEAGKAVCEKLKKKIATHQDGLVIRKREVEKAKQAFAKDEEELSKLKSEEKILKGLVDKLREHKEQIEKAEEEERLKEEEEKKQRDAERQSTEQNKSLEESPLDHSEGTHDTLLETTSQLDKMDIGHESVDQLEKEYNSGIDIPADHTVGQVVDDHHDFIRSDHGSDDTSAELPSGLSTDQEKGSESADGLSREELGRLVASRWTGEHSMKETIEPDDAKEEEHEQHEQNQDSSDSVEEESYDSDIDDDRHKFDDDDFEDEADEEYGEDHVEPDGSYDPDKDYSSELSDLTPSGSSSWVDKIQQTIQNILQAFNFFKSPVDISEASRIKKEYNDANSKLSKLRSRISSLTEKLKHDFGKDKEFYSFYDRCFENKQNKYVYKVCPFKKASQVEDHSTTQLGNWEKFDESYRVMQFSNGDRCWNGPDRSLKVRLRCGVKDELADVDEPSRCEYVAILSTPILCLEDKLKELQQKLEDLNKSQPSKHDEL; this is translated from the exons ATGAGAACCCATCTCCTCTTCCCAGTGTCTCTCGCGATCTCATGCCTATGCCTGTCGTGGATCTCCGGACTCGCTTCTCTCCCTCCCTGCGAGCTGCTTGGAATTGCCCCCGAAG ATGAGAACTTCTACAAGTCGGACGTGATTAAATGCAAGGATGGATCCAAGAAGTTCACCAAACAGCAGCTGAATGATGATTTCTGTGACTGCCTAGATGGAACCGACGAACCGG GAACATCGGCCTGCCCAGAAGGTAAATTCTATTGCCGGAATCCGGGTCACATTCCACAGATGATCTACTCTTCTCGTGTAAATGATGGCATTTGCG ATTGTTGTGATGGGAGTGATGAATATAAAGGGAATGTGAACTGCCCAAACACATGTTGGGAGGCTGGGAAAGCAGTGTGTGAAAagttgaagaagaagatagcAACACATCAGGATGGATTAGTTATCCGGAAACGGGAAGTTGAAAAGGCAAAACAGGCATTTGCCAAAGATGAAGAAGAATTGTCGAAGCTGAAAAGCGAAGAGAAGATACTTAAAGGACTTGTTGATAAACTCAGAG AGCATAAAGAACAAATAGAGAAGGCAGAGGAGGAAGAACGTctgaaagaggaggaagaaaagaaacaaagagaTGCTGAAAGACAATCAACTGAGCAAAATAAGTCATTGGAGGAGTCTCCACTGGATCACTCTGAGGGTACTCATGACACATTGTTGGAAACGACCAGTCAG CTGGATAAGATGGATATTGGTCATGAATCTGTAGATCAATTGGAAAAAGAGTATAATTCTGGGATTGATATTCCTGCTGATCACACTGTGGGTCAG GTTGTTGATGATCATCATGACTTCATCAGATCTGATCATGGTTCTGATGATACAAGTGCTGAGTTACCTTCAGGCCTTTCTACAGATCAG GAGAAGGGTTCTGAGAGCGCAGATGGTTTATCAAGAGAAGAGTTGGGACGGCTTGTAGCATCACGATGGACGGGTGAACACTCCATGAAAGAAACAATTGAACCTGATGATGCAAAAGAGGAAGAACATGAACAACATGAacaaaatcaagattcttcagacAGTGTAGAAGAAGAAAGTTATGACTCTGACATTGATGATGATAGACATAagtttgatgatgatgactttgaagatGAAGCAGATGAAGAATATGGAGAAGATCATGTTGAACCTGATGGCTCTTATGACCCTGACAAAGATTACAGTTCTGAGTTATCAG ATTTAACTCCATCAGGTAGCTCATCATGGGTGGACAAGATACAACAGACTATTCAAAATATCCTTCAAGCTTTTAACTTTTTCAAGAGTCCTGTGGATATATCAG AGGCCTCTCGTATTAAAAAGGAATACAATGATGCCAACTCAAAATTGTCCAAGTTGCGATCAAGAATCTCCAGTCTGACCGAAAAGCTAAAACATGATTTTG GGAAAGACAAAGAATTTTATTCATTTTATGACCGTTGCTTTGAGAACAAGCAGAACAA GTATGTTTATAAGGTCTGTCCATTTAAAAAGGCTTCTCAAGTTGAAGATCATAGTACTACGCAATTAGG GAACTGGGAGAAATTTGATGAATCTTACAGAGTTATGCAATTTTCTAATGGAGACAGATGCTGGAATGGCCCAGATAGAAGTTTAAAG GTTAGGCTTAGGTGTGGTGTGAAAGATGAGCTTGCTGATGTGGATGAACCAAGCCGATGCGA GTATGTTGCAATTCTCTCCACTCCTATCTTATGTCTGGAAGATAAGTTGAAG GAACTGCAACAAAAACTTGAAGATTTGAACAAAAGTCAACCTTCTAAGCATGATGAGCTATAG
- the LOC135651512 gene encoding WUSCHEL-related homeobox 11-like: MEDSNRGHGNSSSLQRSAPDGTVTGPMRTRWTPKAEQILILESIFNSGMVNPTKDETARIRRLLERFGPVGDANVFYWFQNRRSRSRRRQRQLQASLVADPRAAGVAQQVGSGVQSSSATSSSSSSSAANVMLMDDSAQYLFSISRQMGLMESTQSPVVRSSNVSQLHSQTGTVIVFIDGVLNEVPSGPIDLRAMFGQDVLLVHSSGELLPVNEHGILMQSLQMGESYFLVAKPT; this comes from the exons ATGGAAGACAGTAACCGAGGCCACGGCAACAGCTCCAGCCTGCAGAGATCTGCTCCTGACGGCACCGTCACCGGGCCCATGCGCACCCGGTGGACGCCGAAGGCCGAGCAGATCCTCATACTGGAATCCATCTTCAACAGTGGCATGGTAAACCCTACCAAGGACGAGACCGCGAGGATCCGCAGGCTTCTCGAGCGGTTCGGCCCGGTGGGAGACGCCAACGTCTTCTACTGGTTCCAGAACCGGAGGTCGAGGTCCCGTCGCCGCCAGCGCCAGCTGCAGGCGAGCCTCGTGGCCGATCCTAGAGCTGCAGGAGTCGCGCAGCAAGTAGGCAGTGGAGTTCAGTCTTCTTctgctacttcttcttcttcttcctcctccgccgccaACGTCATGTTGATGGATGATAGCGCCCAATATCTCTTCTCGATCTCTCGCCAGATGGGACTCATGGAGAGCACTCAGTCTCCCGTCGTGCGCTCTTCTAATGTCTCGCAGTTGCACAGTCAAACTG GAACCGTAATTGTGTTCATCGATGGGGTGCTTAACGAGGTTCCAAGCGGACCTATAGACCTGAGAGCTATGTTTGGTCAAGATGTGCTGCTTGTCCATTCCTCTGGGGAGCTGCTGCCTGTCAATGAGCATGGAATCCTTATGCAGAGCTTGCAGATGGGTGAGAGTTACTTCTTG GTCGCAAAGCCTACTTAG